The segment TTGTGCAGGCCTTCAATGTGAAGCACATCGGCCAGTCCGGTGCGATCTTTGATCCGATGAAGCTCAAGAGCATCAACGGTATCTGGCTGCGCAATATGGATCTGGATTCGTATTACGAACTTGTGAAGCCTTATATTGATCAGGCCGTTAAGGGTGACTTCGATAAGAAGGCCATTGCAAAGGTTGTTCAGCAGCGTGCCGATACGCTTGTTGAAATTCCGGAAATGCTCGACTTCTTCGACACCTTCCCTGCCTATGATTCTTCTCTCTATGTAAACAAGAAGATGAAGACTGATGAGGCCATTGCCCTGGAATCCCTGAAGGCAGGGCGCGATGTTCTGGCAGGCTGCGATGACTGGTCTGAGGAACATCTTCATTCTGTACTGATGGAACTTCCTGCAAAGCTGGGGCGCAAGAACGGACAGGTTCTCTTCCCTCTTCGCCTGGCGATTACGGGCAAGCAGTTCACTCCGGGCGGAGCGATTGAGATTGCCGCAATTCTTGGCAAGGATGAGACGCTGCGTCGTCTGGATCTCTCCATTGCACAGCTTGAAAATAAAGCAGCGTAAAGAAACTCCGCAGCTGTATCCACAAAATGAAATCTCAGGATAGCGCAAAGTCTAATTCGCCTCCTGAGATTTTTTAAATCATCCGCTGACTCTGACCAGAGTTCCGTCTTTGATCTTCAATACCGTGTCATACGCCCTTCTGTCTTCTTCGCTGATCTTATGAGAGACCGAAATGACGATATCGCACTGAATGCTGGCAATTATCTGTTCCACGATCCGGGTATTCACCGGATCCAGGGAAGCCGATATTTCATCGAGCAGATAAACTTTTTTTTCGCGGTACAATCCTCTGGCCAGCGATATTCTTTGTTTTTCGCCGCCGGAAAGCGTAGCTTTGAGCCTGCCGGTTTCTGTATCCTTTTCCATCAGATAAGTAATGTGCAGCTGATCCGTAATCCGGGCCAGCTTTTCTTCTTCCGTCTTTGCATAGAAACAGATGTTTTCCTTCGCCGAGGCATCAAAGATATACGGCGTCTGCTCAATGTACTGAACATAGCGGGAAACAACATCCCGGTTCAGGGTGCGGATGTCAGTATCATTGATCAGGACACGTCCCGTATATCTGTCTTCGGCCATCGAAAGAATCCTCAGCAGCGTCGTTTTCCCGCTTCCGGAAGCACCTTCCAGTAAATACCGGTTCCCGGCTGTAAATTCATAATTCACATTGTCCAAGATGCAGTCGCTGCCGATGGTGAATGTCACGTTTTCCAGCCGGATGGAGTGGATCTTTTCAAAGCCCGGATCCATAGCGTCCGGCTCCGTTTCTTCGGCCAGATAGCGCTTCTGCAGCTTGTGCAGCACGGCTCTGGCGCCAAGGAGTCTGGAAATGTAATCCGAAATCTGATGAAGCGGAGTCGCCAGCGTATTGGTTAACTGGACAATAGCAACCATGTTCCCGTAGGAGATGGCATGAATCATAACCAGGTACGAGCCGAAGATGAAGCCCGCTGTCCCAAGCAGCGTAACTAACAGGTGCATCACTTCTTCCAGGCGGCTGCTGACAGTTTCAAAGCTCTCATTTTCCTGACAAAGATCCGCAGACAGATCCGTTGCCTTCTGAAGCATCGCTCCGGCTGCGCCATAACTTTTAGCCACATCAAAGCCGGAAAAATGATCTTCCAACGTGTTCATGAATTCCGCATTCTTTGCGGTAATATCCATCTGTTTTTTCTCGATGACCTTTTTCATCAGCGCCGGAAGAACCAGCACAAGAATGACAATGCCATAAATCACGAGAGTGACCGCCACATTCAGGCGGAACAATAAAATG is part of the Galactobacillus timonensis genome and harbors:
- a CDS encoding ATP-binding cassette domain-containing protein, whose amino-acid sequence is METTQKWLFKYKWQLLLSSLFSVASTVLWVYFAMMMSRLVDSIAANDREVYLKFALMSVLYVAAVRLLSYFYKRLLSRYSNRTVQYMRDQFLAYDYARKGIPKPAEEISILTNDLQTVKQNLCDILPSILSSLVSIVLSSILLFRLNVAVTLVIYGIVILVLVLPALMKKVIEKKQMDITAKNAEFMNTLEDHFSGFDVAKSYGAAGAMLQKATDLSADLCQENESFETVSSRLEEVMHLLVTLLGTAGFIFGSYLVMIHAISYGNMVAIVQLTNTLATPLHQISDYISRLLGARAVLHKLQKRYLAEETEPDAMDPGFEKIHSIRLENVTFTIGSDCILDNVNYEFTAGNRYLLEGASGSGKTTLLRILSMAEDRYTGRVLINDTDIRTLNRDVVSRYVQYIEQTPYIFDASAKENICFYAKTEEEKLARITDQLHITYLMEKDTETGRLKATLSGGEKQRISLARGLYREKKVYLLDEISASLDPVNTRIVEQIIASIQCDIVISVSHKISEEDRRAYDTVLKIKDGTLVRVSG